The following DNA comes from Octopus bimaculoides isolate UCB-OBI-ISO-001 chromosome 8, ASM119413v2, whole genome shotgun sequence.
NNNNNNNNNNNNNNNNNNNNNNNNNNNNNNNNNNNNNNNNNNNNNNNNNNNNNNNNNNNNNNNNNNNNNNNNNNNNNNNNNNNNNNNNNNNNNNNNNNNNNNNNNNNNNNNNNNNNNNNNNNNNNNNNNNNNNNNNNNNNNNNNNNNNNNNNNNNNNNNNNNNNNNNNNNNNNNNNNNNNNNNNNNNNNNNNNNNNNNNNNNNNNNNNNNNNNNNNNNNNNNNNNNNNNNNNNNNNNNNNNNNNNNNNNNNNNNNNNNNNNNNNNNNNNNNNNNNNNNNNNNNNNNNNNNNNNNNNNNNNNNNNNNNNNNNNNNNNNNNNNNNNNNNNNNNNNNNNNNNNNNNNNNNNNNNNNNNNNNNNNNNNNNNNNNNNNNNNNNNNNNNNNNNNNNNNNNNNNNNNNNNNNNNNNNNNNNNNNNNNNNNNNNNNNNNNNNNNNNNNNNNNNNNNNNNNNNNNNNNNNNNNNNNNNNNNNNNNNNNNNNNNNNNNNNNNNNNNNNNNNNNNNNNNNNNNNNNNNNNNNNNNNNNNNNNNNNNatatatatatatatatatatatatatagcccaaaACTTTCGGagagatggggccagtcgattagatcattcccagtatgcaactgatatttaatttatcaaccctgaaaggatgaaaggcaaagtcgacctcggcagaatttgaactcagaacataaagacagacgaaataccgctaaacatttcacccggcatgctaacatttctgccagctcgttgccttatgTCACAAGGCATTCATTGGCATCAAaaatattgcagaagacacttgcccaaggtgccacacactagGACTGAACCCTAAATTACACGGTTGTAAATTGAGCTTCTTAACCGTACAGCCATGGCTTTGCTTAAAATATTCTTTGCAACAATTATAAATTCTTTTAGTTTGCTTACACTTTTCACACTCATTTCTAACCTTGCTGTgtcttattctttcattccttcagtcATTAATTACCATTCCATTCACATTATTTCCTCTGTGGAACAACACAAAAGAGAATTACCAATTTTGGCAAATAAAGCACTGGAAACGCCAAAAAGACCCAGTTGAGAATATTTTTCAATCTGTGTTCTACTTCTTAAAGATATCGAGGACCATATACTAAACTTTGGCAGACAGGCGGAATGGTAACTTTATAATTAGGCAGAAAGATGGAATAAGAAAAGAGTAATTATCAAATGATGACAACGCATCACTTTTGAAATCTCAgaacaaaacagaagagaaaaaagacaaaggtggcgttgtaaatatatttcttttctgtaaatataaacaaaaacacactcacacatatatatatatattcttttatttgtttcagtcatttggctgtggccatgctggagcaccacctttagtcaaacaaatcaaccccaggacttgttctttgtaagcctagtacttattctatcgtaaacacaccagcatcggttgtcaggcgatgttggggggacaaacactgacacacaaacaaacacacacacacacagatatatatatatatatatatatatatatatgcgatgtgcttctttcagtttctgtctactaaatccactcacaaggccttggtcggcccgaggctatagtagaagacacttgcccaaagtgccatgtagtgcgACTGAACCGAGAACaaagtggttggaaagcaagctacttaccacacagccactcctgcgcctatatatatacacacatatatatacacccacacacaaacagaaatatacatgtatgtatatagataaacagacagacaaacacccatggtggtggcatgtaaagaatatcattcaagtgttgggcctcacagagacaatgaccaagacctttggcattatgtcatgcttgagaagaagacccatcaagctgagcaaaatcgcagtcacagcagatactggtgtcacataaatggcacctgtgtcggtggcacgtaaaagcacccattacattctcggagtggttggcattaggaagagcatccagccatagaaaaaccatgccaaatcagacagggtCCTGGCGCAGCCGTCCAGCTTGCCAGTCctgctcaaactgtccaacccatgccagcatggacaacagacgttaaatgatgatgatatatacatatatgtgcataagcagatgcatatatattcacacatacatatgtaatcgactcatccccacccacaaaatgagcagaatatttgctgtagcccatcttttataccaagatatgctgtagcctatcttattattattatcattatcgttattattattattattattattattatattaatttcacagcctgcttgtgaaattaatatgcaagtagctgagcactccacagacatgtttaccccttaatgtagttctcgtggAGAGTCAGCGTGACAGAcaatgtgacagggctggccccttttgaattacaggtacaattcatttttgccagctgggtggactggagtaaagtgaaaaaaagtgaaataaggTTTCCCATGAAGGAATTGAACTCGCGACTATAGGTCTTTCTGTGATAAAAGTTCTCAGGTAGCTAAACGATGATACCTGCTTGAAACAGAAGAGGGTTGGAACaactctgatcataggtctgttcaatctAACAGCTTTGAGTGgggataaaacaacaaaaaacacaaataaaaattctaattaacaataaaaatattctttgttactctaggcacaaggcccgaaattttggaggaggggcatgtcgaccccagtatgcaactggcacttaatttattgaccccgaaaggatgaaaagcaaagtcgaccttgacggaatttgaactcagaacgtaaagacagatgaaatactgctaagcagttcacccagcatgctaacgattctgccagctcaccaccttttaacaataaaaatattataaaacaaaggAAACTCAGAGAATGGCTACATACCGAAGGCTTCTTTCGATTCGTCTAATCTTTCTGTATCTGAAGAATCCACAATGTAGATGATAGCATGTGACTCGGCATAATACTAAAATGGAAAAGAGGAAGATAAtcacttagtgtgtgtgtgtgtgtgtgtgtgtgtgcgtgtgtgtctgtctgtgtgtgtgcgtgtatacatcagtgtttcccaacctttttacccttgcataacccttcaaataaattacatgtccCAAGGAatccctgcacaaaaaaaaatggtaaattactatttgtaaatcgcacgagagatattcagtaacggtattttggagtaaagattgtttgccaacataacatggcagtcctggtttaggacgaatgttgctgtaatttagccccaggagaaatagtctccagctggctatacgacacgatctgtgttccttatatttttgaacaagagaATCTAGCCaccccaactcagctcaaaacacagatacacagatattgttttgagctgagtcgGGGTGGCTAGATtctcttgttcaaaaatataaggaacacagatcgtgttgtatagccagctggagactatttctcctggggctaaattacagcaacattcgtcctaacccaggactgccatgttatgttggcaaacaatctttactccaaaagaAATTGTATAccatatcttttgttttgttattaatacAGTAGCTTTGATGCCGGAGGTCTCCAATAGCACAGAGCCAGCAAATGAAACGTCGATACAGATCACCATTTGTAACTCAGAGCTTCTTTCATTCAAAACAACCACGTAAATGTTTGCTAGTCTATACATACCGTTTGCCTGTTTAAATTAtaagaagggaaataactttaaaaagggACGTAACTCAAGCAATATTTCATAGAGATTAAAGAAATCTGTACCagacagaaatagcaaccaatttaacctcctttcccgaaattgctggctttctgccaaaaCCCGAAACTGATATTTTTACCAATATTGGAACTGTGTTGTCAAagagtagaaggaaactgtattCTAATTCCACTTACTTTGTCCCACAATGACTGCAGTTCTTCCTGTCCGCCAAGATCCCAGAAATTTAGCCGCACGCTTCCGATGTCGATTTTTCCAACTGAATAAAGAATGATAAGGAAAACAAAaggaatttattatatatatatatacatttacacacacacacacacaaatatatgcatacatgtatacatatttgtacatgtatatatacatagatgtctgtgtatgtgtattatatatttatagatacacacacatacacaaatagtcatgcttacatacacacacacatatattatatataaatatatatatataaacacatgcacacatatataggaatacgcacacacacacacacacacacatatacatatgaatatatataatatataaacacatacaaacatacatataagtgtgtgtgtgtgtgtttacatatttgaaTTCTCAAATGGGAGAAAAAAGAACTCAATCCGAATAACATGACGTAAAACACAGGGACAGACCTTAAAGGACCGTTTTTAATACAATTAAAGAGGGTTCTACAATTTATACACCTTTCAGACAAGTCCCACACCAAATATCATGAAGATTCATAGGAATCATTATTAAACGGAATAAACCTTTTGttgtcttctcattaataaagaggCAAATATTTTTTGGCAAATTGTAGGGACCTATTACTGGAGGGTAATAGGTCCTCCTACAGTTTGACGATCACAAGTTAAGCAACCGCTTCTCTAAAACCTccctagcagcagcagcagtagtagtagtaagtagtagtagtaggagtagtagtagtagtaagtagtagtatgCGGGTCTGTACTGTAACAGAATGTTGCGGCATCCATCATTTGTTGTTGATTCTTACAATTCCTGGTAGCGGATGATGCTTCGTCTCCAACTGAccatacgacatgatctgtgtccttatattgtgagagttacaaataataattttctaatttattgatCAGTGAccagttgtcactttgaaaactatatatttcgaacgggaatttaacagcgccacctctagccaatcagttattctgtgctgatgaagggaaataacccggaaatcgcaatacacagatattgttttgagctgagaggtgggtgctagattcccttggtcgaaaatataaggacatagattgtgtcgtatagccagctggagacgatgtctcctggggctaaattacagcaacattcgtcctaaaccaggactgccatgttatattggcaaacaatctttactacaaagtactgttgctgaatatctcatgttgagagatttaaaaatagtaattttctagcatgtcgaaaattacaataaatacaagggacaaagtactgaaggatgacctcagTACATTGACcctttcagatgagatgacaaagtaCTGAGATAGCTGGGGCTTTGCTGTAcgcaagaagacccatcctccacagcagaagtgctAAAGCAActccccctggtgaagaggaCTGGCCCTACAAAAAGCACACATGCCAGTGTCACGTGACAGCAGTTGTGCTGGTGCGATATTAAAGGCACCCATCACttactgtaaaatggttggcattaaagAGAGcgtccggccatagaaaccaagccaaatcagaccagaacctgatgcagctcttcGATTTACCAgcactggtcaaactgtccaacccatgccagcatggaaaacacatgttaaatgatgatgatgatttataactATTTGCAATTTTCAAGATATTACGTGTTACAGAAAACCCTTCTGGTTCCTCAACCAAGGTGGTAGTCagtcatttgaaataaataagtaactgaatatatttattaaatttttaaagtaTGTTTCTTTAtgggtttttttgggggggagggggttaTTTTTTGCCCCATCTCTACTCACTGTTTAGTCCGACAGTTGTTGTGATTTTGCTTTGGTTCATCCCTTTATATTTCCGATTGAACTTCGTCTTGGTTTGTTCAAGGTAAGTCTGAAATAGAGAGGTGACGGACCATTAAGACAGGTTCTTTGATATTGCAGCAGCAGACATTGTAAAGAActtaataaaaacacaaacacaggtTGTTTTCCAAACtttataaattacaaattaattttaGAAAGGTGTGGGAGTGTGGTAaaacatttgcttcccaaccacatggttccaggttcaatcccattgcatgacaccttggggaaGTGACTTCTACAAGGTTCAGCTCATCAGATGATGAacttaaagatggacgaaatgcttgaagatattttgtccagagtgttaatgattctggcagcttgctattttaataaggataataataataataatcctttctactgaaggcacaaggcctcaaatttggtacttaatttattgaccctgaaaggatgaaaggcaaagtcgatctcggcggaatttgaataataataatgatgatgatgatgatgataacagtaataataataataataataataataataataataatcctttctattggaagcacaaggcctcagatttgggggaagggattaagtcgattacattgaacccagtgcataactggtactaattttatcgacccagaaaggatgagaggcaaagtcgatcacggcggaatttgaataataataataataataataataataataataataataataatagtgtttcaaattttggtacaaggtcagtaatttgaGTGGAGGGGTAGGTCAATTAGATTGATTCCAGtctctgactggtactttatttcatctacCCTTATACGATGAATGGTAGAATCAACCTCGGCAGTAGGTAAAAACCttaagaaatgctgttaagcagtTTGTTCAAagagctaatgattctgacagtttGTGTCAcctttaattaaaatgtaaataatgcaaaaaacaaaaaaaaaaaaatgtttaaaagtaaTTTCAGCCTGTATGTTCTTACCGTTTTTCCGGCATTATCCAAACCAAGAATTAAGACAAAGTATTCTTCCTTTTGGAACAGATACTTCCAAAAACCAGACAGAAGTGTGTACATCTGAAGAATCAAAGAAAATCCAAGAATGAATCATAAATTACAAAAGGTAAgttaaccagacagacagacagagacagacagacagaggaaaggATGGTCATTGACAGCAAAACTtacagccatgtgtgtgtatttattatatatatatatatatatatacgtacacacacacacacacacacacacatatatatgtaaggaaacgaccgtgcgaactcaaaaaggagatatggtgacaaatggaaaaacagaggactccttttatttaaacgtgtcacacggttgaacacacaataatatatcaaatgatgatatacatgatatgttatatgacgataacatagatgaccagtaatgaaagaccacaaccgtataagatgaataacagagatatttattgtagcgttaaagatgtatgtctgtgtgagagtgtgaatgcgacatataagaacataatcaaagacaggccgtcgtacaaagaaaagtgtgtatgtgagtgatacatgtgtgtatgagtgtttacagcagatggaaagagagtcaataacacgtgagcaatNNNNNNNNNNNNNNNNNNNNNNNNNNNNNNNNNNNNNNNNNNNNNNNNNNNNNNNNNNNNNNNNNNNNNNNNNNNNNNNNNNNNNNNNNNNNNNNNNNNNNNNNNNNNNNNNNNNNNNNNNNNNNNNNNNNNNNNNNNNNNNNNNNNNNNNNNNNNNNNNNNNNNNNNNNNNNNNNNNNNNNNNNNNNNNNNNNNNNNNNNNNNNNNNNNNNNNNNNNNNNNNNNNNNNNNNNNNNNNNNNNNNNNNNNNNNNNNNNNNNNNNNNNNNNNNNNNNNNNNNNNNNNNNNNNNNNNNNNNNNNNNNNNNNNNNNNNNNNNNNNNNNNNNNNNNNNNNNNNNNNNNNNNNNNNNNNNNNNNNNNNNNNNNNNNNNNNNNNNNNNNNNNNNNNNNNNNNNNNNNNNNNNNNNNNNNNNNNNNNNNNNNNNNNNNNNNNNNNNNNNNNNNNNNNNNNNNNNNNNNNNNNNNNNNNNNNNNNNNNNNNNNNNNNNNNNNNNNNNNNNNNNNNNNNNNNNNNNNNNNNNNNNNNNNNNNNNNNNNNNNNNNNNNNNNNNNNNNNNNNNNNNNNNNNNNNNNNNNNNNNNNNNNNNNNNNNNNNNNNNNNNNNNNNNNNNNNNNNNNNNNNNNNNNNNNNNNNNNNNNNNNNNNNNNNNNNNNNNNNNNNNNNNNNNNNNNNNNNNNNNNNNNNNNNNNNNNNNNNNNNNNNNNNNNNNNNNNNNNNNNNNNNNNNNNNNNNNNNNNNNNNNNNNNNNNNNNNNNNNNNNNNNNNNNNNNNNNNNNNNNNNNNNNNNNNNNNNNNNNNNNNNNNNNNNNNNNNNNNNNNNNNNNNNNNNNNNNNNNNNNNNNNNNNNNNNNNNNNNNNNNNNNNNNNNNNNNNNNNNNNNNNNNNNNNNNNNNNNNNNNNNNNNNNNNNNNNNNNNNNNNNNNNNNNNNNNNNNNNNNNNNNNNNNNNNNNNNNNNNNNNNNNNNNNNNNNNNNNNNNNNNNNNNNNNNNNNNNNNNNNNNNNNNNNNNNNNNNNNNNNNNNNNNNNNNNNNNNNNNNNNNNNNNNNNNNNNNNNNNNNNNNNNNNNNNNNNNNNNNNNNNNNNNNNNNNNNNNNNNNNNNNNNNNNNNNNNNNNNNNNNNNNNNNNNNNNNNNNNNNNNNNNNNNNNNNNNNNNNNNNNNNNNNNNNNNNNNNNNNNNNNNNNNNNNNNNNNNNNNNNNNNNNNNNNNNNNNNNNNNNNNNNNNNNNNNNNNNNNNNNNNNNNNNNNNNNNNNNNNNNNNNNNNNNNNNNNNNNNNNNNNNNNNNNNNNNNNNNNNNNNNNNNNNNNNNNNNNNNNNNNNNNNNNNNNNNNNNNNNNNNNNNNNNNNNNNNNNNNNNNNNNNNNNNNNNNNNNNNNNNNNNNNNNNNNNNNNNNNNNNNNNNNNNNNNNNNNNNNNNNNNNNNNNNNNNNNNNNNNNNNNNNNNNNNNNNNNNNNNNNNNNNNNNNNNNNNNNNNNNNNNNNNNNNNNNNNNNNNNNNNNNNNNNNNNNNNNNNNNNNNNNNNNNNNNNNNNNNNNNNNNNNNNNNNNNNNNNNNNNNNNNNNNNNNNNNNNNNNNNNNNNNNNNNNNNNNNNNNNNNNNNNNNNNNNNNNNNNNNNNNNNNNNNNNNNNNNNNNNNNNNNNNNNNNNNNNNNNNNNNNNNNNNNNNNNNNNNNNNNNNNNNNNNNNNNNNNNNNNNNNNNNNNNNNNNNNNNNNNNNNNNNNNNNNNNNNNNNNNNNNNNNNNNNNNNNNNNNNNNNNNNNNNNNNNNNNNNNNNNNNNNNNNNNNNNNNNNNNNNNNNNNNNNNNNNNNNNNNNNNNNNNNNNNNNNNNNNNNNNNNNNNNNNNNNNNNNNNNNNNNNNNNNNNNNNNNNNNNNNNNNNNNNNNNNNNNNNNNNNNNNNNNNNNNNNNNNNNNNNNNNNNNNNNNNNNNNNNNNNNNNNNNNNNNNNNNNNNNNNNNNNNNNNNNNNNNNNNNNNNNNNNNNNNNNNNNNNNNNNNNNNNNNNNNNNNNNNNNNNNNNNNNNNNNNNNNNNNNNNNNNNNNNNNNNNNNNNNNNNNNNNNNNNNNNNNNNNNNNNNNNNNNNNNNNNNNNNNNNNNNNNNNNNNNNNNNNNNNNNNNNNNNNNNNNNNNNNNNNNNNNNNNNNNNNNNNNNNNNNNNNNNNNNNNNNNNNNNNNNNNNNNNNNNNNNNNNNNNNNNNNNNNNNNNNNNNNNNNNNNNNNNNNNNNNNNNNNNNNNNNNNNNNNNNNNNNNNNNNNNNNNNNNNNNNNNNNNNNNNNNNNNNNNNNNNNNNNNNNNNNNNNNNNNNNNNNNNNNNNNNNNNNNNNNNNNNNNNNNNNNNNNNNNNNNNNNNNNNNNNNNNNNNNNNNNNNNNNNNNNNNNNNNN
Coding sequences within:
- the LOC106871606 gene encoding ADP-ribosylation factor-related protein 1, producing MYTLLSGFWKYLFQKEEYFVLILGLDNAGKTTYLEQTKTKFNRKYKGMNQSKITTTVGLNIGKIDIGSVRLNFWDLGGQEELQSLWDKYYAESHAIIYIVDSSDTERLDESKEAFDKMISNEALVTVPLLLLANKQDLQGCLPLNEVKKIFSSNPSLIGPRECKADAVSALRGDGVHEGIDWVVKAVQQNNVRRPPTQKDIT